The sequence gtttatttgaacagtgagagacagaataacaacaaaaatatccagaaaaacgcatgtcaaaaatgttataaattgatttgcattttaatgagggaaataagtatttgaccccctctcaatcagaaagatttctggctcccaggtgtctttcatacaggtaacgagctgagattaggagcacactcttaaagggagtgctcctaatctcagtttcttacctgtataaaagacacctgtccacagaagcaatcaatcaatcagattccaaactctccaccatggccaagaccaaagagctctccaaggatgtcagggacaagattgtagatctacacaaggctggaatgggctacaagaccattgccaagcagcttggtgagaaggtgacaacagttggtgcgattattcgcaaatggaagaaacacaaaagaactgtcaatctcccttggcctagggctccatgcaagatctcacctcgtggagttgcaatgatcatgagaatggtgaggaatcagcccagaactacacaggaggatcttgtcaatgatatcaaggcagctgggaccatagtcaccaagaaaacaattggtaacacactacgccgtgaaggactgaaatcctgcagcgcccgcaaggtccccctgctcaagaaagcacatatacatgcccgtctgaagtttgccaatgaacatctgaatgattcagaggacaactgggtgaacgtgttgtggtcagacgagaccaaaatggagttctttggcatcaactcaacttgtcgtgtttggaggaggaggaatgctgcctatgaccccaagaaaccatccccaccgtcaaacatggaggtggaaacattatgctttgggggtgtttttctgctaaggggacaggacaacttcaccgcatcaaagggacgatggacggggccatgtaccgtcaaatcttgggtgaaaacctccttccctcagccagggtattgaaaatgggtcgtggatgggtattccagcatgacaatgacccaaaacacacggccaaggcaacaaaggagtggctcaagaaaaagcacattaaggtcctggagtggcctagccagtctccagaccttaatcccatagaaaatctgtggagggagctgaaggttcgagttgccaaacatcagcctcgaaaccttaatgacttgaagaagatctgcaaagaggagtgggacaaaatccctcctgagatgtgtgcaaacctggtggccaactacaagaaacatctgacctctgtgattgccaacaagggttttgccaccaagtactaagtcatgttttgcagaggggtcaaatacttatttccctcattaaaatgcaaatcaatttataaaatttttgacatgcgtttttctggatttttttgttgatattctgtctctcactgttcaaataaacctaccattaaaattacagactgatcatttcaatgtcagtgggcaaacgaacaaaatcagcaggggatcaaatacttttttccctcactgtacaatAAGATAAAATAATAGTGAGGTAATATGGAAAATAATATCCAACAGTAACACAGTAGCACTActaatctcttgtggacagacACACGTAACATAAATGGTATCATAGCGtctgtcaacagactgtgggatgCAACGACTAGCGAGGAACTTTGTTTCTGCCTCTTTGATTTGTCATCACTGATCATTTGGACAAATCACGATTACGCAGGTGCTTGCATCTTCTGAATTTCGGAAAGGGAGGGGACATTTGGCCCGTTTGTTGCTTTTTACATCTCTTTGTTCACTTTGCACATGATGCTCACATATGATATGAGAGCACTCCAATCAGCGCGTCGAGTGTCATTGTGAGAGAATACTGACCGGCAATAGAGTCTATGGTTTGGCAGAATGGACGGCTTGTTGACATGCACTAGTCACCCCAATTCAGATACCCATATCACAGAGACCGACTGTAACCATGACGAGAGTGGTTCGTGGAAGGGCTTGAGTTTACAAGCTATCAACCAAAAACAATGAAACTCATCTTGGCACAAGATTAGCCAACTTTATCAAACCACATAAATCAACCTCTAATCTGGGTACAACCACAAGAGAATGCCATGGTGTTGTTCTTTTCTATGGTCAGTTAGACTAGAACAAGCGTAGTACCTGTAGTCCACACTCCACAGTACTGTAAGTGTCTCTCAATCATATACACTGTAGGTCCACAATGGCCACTGTCAACCAACAATCTCTCTGATACTGCTGACAACACAGGGAAATGTAGTCACCCACCTGGCAGGCAACACCCAACTCACTAAtcttctgtgtttgtgtttgcttAGCTTATGGGCGACGACATTATCAAACGCAAGATATAACTTTCCCCCTTCCAGACACAGTAAAAGTAAGGTGAAGGACTTTGAAATGTGTGTCATACATGTAACTGCTTGTGGTAAACAGTGTCAGACTAACAACTACAGGGACTCCACTGTGGTCTTCTTGTCAGCTCAACAAAATGGTCAAGAATAATCTCACAAAAATGCAATGTAACTAAAATACTGGACAAACTAAACTGTATGAATGTTTGACTTACCATTACATGCATAACTCCATGAGACATTTCTGTTACAGCCAGATGTCTTTCTTACCGACACttatctcaattcaattcaatggctttattggcatgggaaacataatttaacattgccaaagcaagtgtctctttctctctacctgtaAATAACCGTCCGATCTCAATTGAGGCCATGACCAATTCTCACCTGTTCCTGGGAGTGGAGCCAgcgctctttcttcctctgtttcctcCTCTGGCTCTTCAGCCGGTtcttctctctcttgctgaacctttGTATGGCTGGAGAAGCATTGTTGGCTACTAGCTGGGCCTGGAGCTCTGTGGGggttccccttctctcctcctccacgtCCTCCTCCTGCTCTCCAGGGATGTGGGAGACACCTGGCCCTCTCAGGGAGAGAAGACGAGAACCAGGGGCCTCTCTAGTCAGAGGTGATAAGCAGGTAGGTGACCTAATAATACTAGTTGCAAATAGATGAGGGGTGTAGGACACAACAGGTGAATGGGGCAGCTGCTCTGTCCCAGTCCTCACCTCTCCCTCAGTCACTTCTACAGGGCCAGTCTGGGAGCCAGAGCTACAGGAGGGTTCCAACCTGCCTCTCGCACCAGACTTCATATGAGAAACAATGCTGGGGGAGCTCAATGGAACTAATTGGGTGGCTCTGATGTCAGCCAACTGGAAAAATGCATCTGGGTGTGTTGTGATTGGTCGGCTCTCAGCGGTAAGGCGGGACACAGAAGTACAGCAGAGCTGTGAGCCAACCAGAAAGTCTTCCCCGACCTCTGACCTGTCCTGCTCACTGTGAGAACCCCCCGACTCGCCCTTCAGGCAGCCCGGTCCTCCCCTACCTCTCGTCGTCTGCGGTCTGACCACATGAAGGTAGCGTTTATGGTCCTGGTCGACCCGACTCTTGCTAAGGTGCACGGTGGACTCCTGACCACAGGGGCATTTGGTGTTGTTGAGAAAGTTGAAGCCACCCAGGCGAGCACCACAGTTCTCGCAGTTCAGCTTCCCCACTGTCCACTGGGCCTGCAGAAAGAGGACATCAGAACAGAAAGAACTGATAGGATTGTCTCAAATTTTTATTCAAAAGTTACAAAAGAACACAGTGCAAATCAAACACTAGCACACAGCTGTACAAACACAAACTCTTACCTGGTGAACTGACGTCAGTATCCACTCTGGCAGTGTATCAACGTTCATGTGCCAGACACTGCATGTACCTGCTGCCGTTGTGTCATCATCAGGCACTATCTGTAGGGAGATAAAGTCCCATCTTTACCCAGTACAGACCCGGTCAACTCCTAACCATATGTTATAACACCAGCCTGGCTCTCCCTACTGAAGAAACGTTGCTcttttccttttatgaactgaaCAGGAGTGAAGGACCTATGGTGAAACTCCGTCTGATGCACAGTTTTGTTTATTTCATATAAGCAGAATAGTGAAATGTATGTGCCGGGGGAAATGTGAATGTATAATTGGTTGAATGAGTGCGTCTTAAGTGGTTTAGGTAAAAGCAGCACTGTGCGTTGCGAAAGCTATGTGTTGTTGTCTATAGTGATGTACAGTAGCCTAAGTGTATGAAAGTGTATATACTTATATTCAATGTGTGTAGTTATGTCCTTGAGTTGTTATTGTCTATTGATGTTTTGTAgcatttcatgttttgtgtggatcccaggaagagtagctgctgtgtTAGCAGTGACTAATGGGGATGCTAATAAAATGCTAAAGACACGGGCTGCTCTATTTTCTCACCTACCACTGAGAGACTTTACATCAGGGGTAGGAAACTAGATTCAGCCATGGGCCGATTTTTGTCAGAGAGGATGGTGAACATAATTAAGATAAGTTGTACAGTGCATATTGACAACTAAACCCAAAAAGAGATGGAATTTGAAAATAACAATcctttcataccttgattacattgagaatcGTGTATTTGTGGGAACACTTGGGAACAGACTTTTAGTTGAATTCCTGGTAGTTttagtatttttttatatataaattttTTATTCTAAAAACTTTGGGGGGCAAAATAAAATGTGTTGCTGACCCCTTCTTTACAACCCTGGTTGGGGCAAGGAGAAGGATGGAAGCAACACTGTCACAGTTACATGAATCAGAATGTGAGCTATGGATCCGTCTGGTTCCACCGGGTTAGGTCATGACTTCATGAACTTTAGGAGGGAATGACTGGATTGTTTGGACTGCAGTCACTGACCTTTACTACACTCAACATTACTTGGATGTTTTTGCAGTCTAAGGCAGGGCCCTTCAGGGGCTGTGTGTAACAAATGTCTCAGAGTAGgggtgctgatttaggatcagttttgtcttttaaattacaataaataagattacatggactgGGGGaaaagatcctagatcagcattcctactctgaggctttgtttagacaggcagcccaattctctTGATTTCTTCAGAtgagctctgaaaaagatctgatgtgattggtcaaaataccaattagtggaaaacatCAGAATTGGGTTGCCTGTGCGAACGCAGCATGAGATGCTTGATGGACAGCCTCTGAAATATTGCCTTGGGAGTCAGAGCTAGAATGCTTTCCTATGTGCTTTACATACACTATAGTAGCTGGAAAAGTAACCCCGTCACTCACCGGATGCAGGCATGTTGTGTCTACAAAGCCTTTACGACACTTTCTGCAGCGGAGCGTAGCCACCGCCCCTGGGTTGTCCATGGAGACCGATGTCTGCTGTTCTCATCTGCCACACAATCAATGAAAAAGTGGGCACAGTAGGCTAAATGCCAACACACAGACAAATAGGTAGGGAGCATGTATTTCCTCTCATGGAGAGGATACCAGAACATGTGATATGCATTCAGCACAGGTGATAAGGCTAATGGGAATTTTTCTGAAGTACTGTTAGAAGATGAACCCAAATAAGGTTGAATTACAATATGATCCATGTGATGATGACTCTTGAGTTTTCAGAAAAACTGCTGGAAAACGGTTTACTGTATGTGTACCTATATTCGTATATAGCCTTCATTTTAACATAACTGACAACATTTCAACTAAGAGTCAAAATTGAGACAGTAGGCCTATCTACTCAACCTTGCTCATGGATGCAGTTACTCTAACCGTGCATGGCCATAGCCCTATACAGTAGCGTCACGCCAAATTCATGATATAACAGCTAATAAACATTTAGGCTTTATTTAGATAGTCTATAATTTACTacgtaaataaaaaatacaataaaaaaggCAACATCCAAATGTCAATGATTATTATTAATAGCGTGAAATACAAAACTAGCCATGCCAGCTGAGCTAAATCTAGCAAGCAACAATCTAAAAactaaactcctctcctctggtgaGGCGGTGTGCAGCTAGTTCAACATTTCTGTTGCGTCACGCCAAATTCATGATATAACAGCTAATAAACATTTAGGCTTTATTTAGATAGTCTATAATTTACTacgtaaataaaaaatacaataaaaaaggCAACATCCAAATGTCAATGATTATTATTAATAGCGTGAAATACAAAACTAGCCATGCCAGCTGAGCTAAATCTAGCAAGCAACAATCTAAAAactaaactcctctcctctcgtgAGGCGGTGTGCAGCTAGTTCAACATTTCTGTTCATTCTTTTAGACAAATGCAAATGTTTATGACGATGGCTTTTGAAACAATTGCCATACTGAAAAAATAACATATCCTACCTGGGATTTCCAAATTCCTATGCTTTCCCTTCGAAACGATTAATTAACAATTTAATAGAAGAAAAATTCGTCCGAAAGTTAGAGGACAATGACGTCATTGCTTTTTGTTACGGAGCGTCAGATGCACCAAACTTCACAAGTAATCCACTCTGCCATGTAGGTCTACGCCAGGTGGCAGCATCAGACCTGGTCACAGCGAGGtacgctgtccatggtgctgatctgAGAAATAACTTCAATAAATTCCATATCTTTATTTGTTAAGCAAGAACAGCAATGGCAGATTCGTTTGTAATATTTTCGTAATTGGAAAGGACAGGCATAGTCCTATGGTTTCCGTTACAGCTGTGGTTTTCTAGAATAATTTAGGCTATTGCTCATATCTAAACATTGAATAATAAATACGTCATACAAATAAAAACGTTGAAAActagtgtgtgtgcgcgcgcgcgcgtgcgtgcgtgcgtgtgtgtgtgtgtgtgtgtgtgtgtgtgtgtgtgtgtgtgtgtgtgtgtgtctatgccaaTTCATTGTTATTAGTGCTCTTTCAAATCCTGTTGGTAAAGGGATGATAGCACCTGCATCTCACTGCGCGCACTCTCTCAGAGAGTCCAACTGTTGGTGCGGACAGAACATCTCTTTCAATCTCACAGCCAACTGACGTATTTTCCATCACTGGTATAAATGAACCCTCTCGTCAGTCGTCACCAACCGGCACAGAGTGCATACAATGCTGAGCGCGCAGCGCAGAGTCCAGCTGTAGATCACAATGCGCTCTCCAAGGGTGGAGCTCTATTGGGCACGGGAGATGACACAATGTAACTGAGGAGCGCTTCCTTTTTCATCAACATGGAGGAAAGAAACAACTCGACGGCCGCATGGTTTCTATTTGATTTTCAAAACGAAACCTCGACAGCTGATTCCGAGGAGGTGAAACTAAGTTCCCAAATCTTCCCGTCCTTTCTCCTGGCTGCGCTCATTCTCTGTGCCATATTTGGTAACGCGTGTGTGGTTGCAGCTATCGCCCTGGAGAGAAATCTTCAGAATGTAGGGAACTATCTGATCGGGTCTCTGGCCGTGACTGACTTGATGGTATCGGTTCTGGTGTTGCCAATGGCGGCCCTTTACCAAGTCTTAAACAGGTGGGCTCTCGGACAGGTACCGTGTGATATTTTTATCTCTTTAGATGTGTTATGTTGTACATCATCCATTCTGCACCTGTGCGCCATCGCCTTGGACAGGTACTGGGCCATTACCGAACCCATAGAGTATATGAAGAAGAGGACGCCCAGAAGAGCGGCGGTTCTGATCAGTGTCACTTGGTTTGTCGGGTTCTCTATCTCTGTTCCACCCATGTTGATCATGCGTTCCCAGCCGAGTAGTAAGGCGGAGGACATAGCAAACCCCGAGCAGTGCATGATAAGTCGAGACCCATGGTACACAATCTACTCAACATTCGGCGCGTTCTACATTCCGTTGATACTCATGTTGGTCTTATATGGACGGATATTCAAAGCCGCCAGGTTTAGAATCAGGAGAACAGTGCGTAAAACAGATAAAAAGAAAGTGTCTGATTCTTGCTTGGGACTGTCCCCTACTCTTTTTCACAAGAGGACCAACGGCGACCCGAGTAAAAGCTGGAAGAGGAGCGTGAAGCCCAAACCGACCCTGTGCGTAAACGGCGCGGTCAAGCACGCGGAGGACGGTGAGTCGCTGGAGATCATCGAGGTTCACAGCAACTCGAAAAACAACCTGCCACTCCCCAACACCCCCAACTCCGAACCGCTCTTTGAGAGCAGACACGATAAGAACATGGAGGCAAAGAGAAAGATGGCCATGGCCAGAGAGCGCAAAACGGTAAAAACCCTGGGTATCATTATGGGCACTTTTATATTTTGCTGGTTGCCTTTCTTTATCGTTGCCCTGGTAATGCCCTTTTGCCAGTCGTGCCAAATGCCAAAGTGGCTCGAGGACGTCATTAACTGGCTCGGGTACTCCAACTCCCTACTGAATCCCATAATTTACGCATACTTCAACAAGGACTTCCAAAGTGCTTTTAAGAAAATAATAAAATGTCACTACTTCAAAACATAAGCATACATCATCCTTGTATGGTCTAAAACGTTTGACTGCGGACTTCCGACTGAAGTGTGCAGAAGACAAAGCTTACAACCATTCCAGTGCCATTACTCAGTGAAATATACATTTATTGAGAGGTGGGAGAGTTGATAGGAATGTTGTTTCATAaaaataattgtattattattactgttatacgTGTTGTTATATTATTAATCATTTGTATTATTATACCAGGAGTTTTATGAAACTTTATAAACAAGATTGCTGGATGTTAGAGCGGACCACTCATGCCCATGTCAAACATGCTTCGTAGTGTTCAATAAACAATGTCCTATTTCAGAAACTTCTGTACTACTGTGTTGATATTTGTGCATAATTGAAGATTCACATTATCTCTTGGGCATTTGCCATAGCATTTTATGAAGAAACAGTCTTTGTGTTGAGACAAATCTAAATCTAACAGCAAGAGAAAGTATTATGGAAGAATAAGCATCATTTGTTCTTCCATAATGTTATTTTGGATTATACCCAAATCAGCCCCCAGCAAAGAAGACATTATTTTACAACAGACTGGTGGATGAGTTACTCACAGAAATCACCTGTTATATTCCCAAActacttacacacacatacacacacacaaagatgttCTAATGTTCAAAATTGTACATGGTCAGATATGAAAATAAGGAAACATTTTAAAGAGTAATGTTGAAAGCCACCACTGAACTGTGCTTTTAGTCTATCCTAGATACAATAATTTCAGGAATTTCAAATTGTATTTTGCAATTGAGGCATGTCACtaagtgatttaaaaaaaaggaaTTAAAAACAAGTCACAACAAGTCAAAGCTGAAAACCCGACAATACCAACCTTTAAAAACCAACAGCCTAGTAAGCCTGCGACACTCCCCTACTatactgtgtgcgtgtgtttgcaagtgtgtgtgtgtgtatgcatgtgtttgcgtgtgtgtgcgcgcacaccaATATGAATGGTGGACATATTTTCATTCATTACACCTGCACGgtccacgagagagagagacagaaagaaagaacgaGAAAGAGTGTGTGCATACACGAAACAGAAAtgatgagggggagagagcgcAAGAGAAACTATCTAGTATGGTGCAATGTGTAGGTTGTGATCGGATCACTGCTGTAAAACAAGATGCTAGCTGGAGTGATTGTGTCATTCTGCATCTGGGAGCCATTGCATAGTCTGTAGTGGGGCATTAGCATAGCAACAAAGATGAAATATTTGCACAGCGTACTAGAGACCAATTCAACTCAGAGCAGGGCTTTTCTCTgtgcaaaacaaacacacacacacgtccctctGTGTGACTTTCAGCAAATCTCCGGAGGCTGAAGGAATCCAGTCATGCAACAGCCTCTGCCCAAGACTGTCTGTCCTATCTTTACTTTAAATATGAAACTGTATTGTTACCACATACAGACCTAACTTTCACcatggccgtgaccccactctctaaGAGCGACTCatggggagttgggatatgcaaaaaacacatttcacacCTTACACTTGTATAGgttacccacatgtacatacagTGAAACaggacatataaactcagcaaaaaaagaaacctcaatttttcaggaccctgtatttcaaagataattcttaaaaatccaaataacttcacagatcttcattgtaaagggtttaaacactgtttcccatgcttgttcaatgaaccataaacaatgaatgaacatgcacctgtggaacgttcgttaagacactaacagcttacagacagtaggcaattaaggtcacagttatgaaaacttaggacactaaagaggcctttctactgactctgaaaaacaccaaaagaaagatgcccagggtccctgcccatctgtgtgaacgtgccttaggcatgctgcaaggaggcatgaggactgcagatgtggccagggcaataaattgcaatgtccgtactgtgagacgcctaagacagcgctacagggagacagaacagacagctgatcgtccttgcagtggcagaccacgtgtaacaacacctgcacaggattggtacatccgaacatcacacctgcgggacaggtacaggatggcaaagacaactgcccgagttacaccaggaacgcacaatccctccatcagtgctcagattgtccgcaataggctgagagaggctggactgagggcttataggcctgttgtaaggcaggtcctcaccagacatcaccagcaacaacgtcgcctatgggcacaaacccaccatcgctggaccagacaggactgccaaaaagtgctcttcactgacgagtcgcggttttgtctcaccaggggtgatggtcggattcgcgtttatcgtcgaaggaatgagcgttacaccgaggcctgtactctggggcgggatcgatttggaggtggagggtccgtcatggtctgatgcggtgtgtcacagaatcatcggactgagcttatggtcattgcaggcaatctcaacgctgtgcattacagggaagacatcctcctccctcatgtggtacccttcctgcaggctcatcctgacatgactctccagcatgacaaggccaccagccatactgctcggtctgtgtgtgatttcctgcaagacaggaatttcagtgttctgccatggccagcgaagagcccggagcGAAGAgccacgtctgggacctgttggattggagggtgagggctagggccattccccccagaaatgtcagagaacttgcaggtgccttgttggaagagtggggtaacatctcacagcaagaactggcaaatctggtgcagtccatgaggaggagatgcactgcagtacttaatgcagctggtggccacaccagatactgactgttacttttgattttgaccccccctttgttcagggagacattatttcatttctgttagtcacatgtctgcggaacttgttcagtttatgtctcagctgttgaatcttgttatgttcatacaaatatttacacatgttaagtttgctgaaaataaactcagttgacagtgaaaggacatttatttttttgctgagtttataagcaACCACCTATTTAAACTGACCAGCGTGCCCCATGGAGCATGTCACCCTGTTTCTTTCTGCACACACAGCACCCCTTCCCACAGAAGCTGGGCCCACTAAAGACCACTCAATGGAACATAGGACGGCGAGCCACGTTGCCACAGCGACCCTCAGGGCCTTCAAACTCCGGGCCTGAGGGGCAATTATCTGATCAAAGGGCGTCTAGAATACAGGAATAAAGAGGAACAGAGGGCCCACATTGTTCCTGCTCTGATCAGAAGAATCGAAAATTTCCTGGCCATATAACCATATCCAAGGCCCACTCCTCCACACAATCGTCCATCAACATGTCACATCTCACTCATTCTCCTCTTATTTTCCAACAAAGAGCAGTGTTTGTCGGTTGTACAATGGTCTCTTTCTGTTGCAAATAGCCGGGAGATCGTTTCACACAGACAGAACCATGATGGAGAATTAATCATGAGGCTGCCCTTCAGGTTCCTATGCAATCTCCAGTTGAGCCACTTGTTGGGTCTGTGAGTGGATACAGAGTGCCCTCCTCACTAAATCACTGTGTGGATTGGAGAACATGAGGAGGGCACTGGTGGCAAAGTCATGCTCCCTCCGTGGAAGTGAAGAACTCCTGGTGTTCTTCTGTCAGTACCATTAAGTTTACAGTCCTTCAAGTAGACCAATAAAACCATAATTGGTTTCCGTTTTGTTCTCTGCTTGCTAGTCCTTACACAGCACCTTTCTTTACAGTAAGCCTCTTTTTCACAACACTGGCATCGATTCCCGTGTtctgggttcagccagcctacgttcatgcctgttaggtgtggggtgtactaagctgggtcatctgatgcggaACAGGAATAGATCGTTagaggagctgggagaaagagcggggatccgatcatctcgcctactgaagaaggtcgtcgctgaggtctgtgactccttgCCAGTGCTTCATCTGCAGTATGTGACTGACACTTCCAATTCTGGCGGCCaggagggtctggattatgtgttcccTGCACTGTGCTGCGGCGGGGGCATTCgaggaggacgtggggatgctgctCTCCTTCGATACCCaggagctgggggagttcaaggaggtgggaaagaaggccatgtacagaatatgtgtaaaggtgtcccatgcctcttccctggaaggggtaaaatcgacgaggtgggcgggtgtgcttggtccaggtgcctccccaaaaggctgttggcgatcATTATACAAACTGCCTATTGATAAGAGaacagctgacctccaatggaggataatAGCCATAGATACCAATAtgtatctggtacacctggatcctactgttggggaggggtgttctttctgtgctgagtctgaaactctggcacatctgtttttactgtgtcccaggttggtcgggatgattgacctgatcactaATTGGTTCTCAGcgttgggagaggttttctcctcccaactgtatatattttggcCAAAGTACAGGTTTAGTCAAAAGGGTGTAGTTGTgttgcttaattttgtgttaggggcagcaaaattagcgataaaatctatctctctctctctcgctctctctcgctctttctcgctctctctctctcgctctctctcgctctctctctcagcccacaCAAGTGCTACAATTTTGTAGGAGCAGGAACCAGATGAATGCTTGACATCAAACAGAGGCTCATTGTTTGTAGTGTTGCTGTTTGTACCTTCAGCAGTTGCTGTCATTCTGCAGGGGCTGCTCCCACTCACCTGTGATCTATAGAGAACAATGGGACAGGAAGATTAAAGATGACTACAGATATATTACatcagagagagtgaaagagaagaagaggacacacacacacgtgtggaaAAAGGGAAAAAAGTTTGATTTATTTTCGATACAGGTCTTAAGATAATTCACATTGGCATTGTATGGTTCTGAGAACTATTCTCAAGTTGTTTGTCCTCTCATTAAAAAACGGAGGAATTAAATGAGAGAAATGACTGTATTAGCACACAAAACAGTCACCATCTCCCAGCCGTGGGTGTTGAACAAGAGGTCAGACAAAGTGCACATCTTGTTCTTTCCATTTCTCTTCCCTCTTCCAatttctgtctctccttctgaGCCACATGAGGGATGGGGAGCAAGTGAACCAGCCAGGGGGGGAAATAAGAATGAAGGGCACTGGGAAAGGGACGATAAGATGGGGACAACGTGAAAGGGGTGGGCAAAAAGAGAAAGCACAAAAGAGTGG is a genomic window of Salvelinus alpinus chromosome 18, SLU_Salpinus.1, whole genome shotgun sequence containing:
- the rnf180b gene encoding E3 ubiquitin-protein ligase RNF180 isoform X2 gives rise to the protein MDNPGAVATLRCRKCRKGFVDTTCLHPIVPDDDTTAAGTCSVWHMNVDTLPEWILTSVHQAQWTVGKLNCENCGARLGGFNFLNNTKCPCGQESTVHLSKSRVDQDHKRYLHVVRPQTTRGVSHIPGEQEEDVEEERRGTPTELQAQLVANNASPAIQRFSKREKNRLKSQRRKQRKKERWLHSQEQSVTGLLTDSEEVDREGYTCAVCLDVYFSPYSCHPCGHIFCEPCLRTLAKNRPANTPCPLCRTLISHTLFQKELNQTAKNFFPKVYHSRKHKFQKANCAKWPLPNCRKRFRIFWGYQGQVAPGRWWHFAPAGFALDALDLADMRGWFFDIDLVIIYIHSVNWILALLVLCFLAYFFLS
- the LOC139544007 gene encoding 5-hydroxytryptamine receptor 1A-beta-like, which produces MEERNNSTAAWFLFDFQNETSTADSEEVKLSSQIFPSFLLAALILCAIFGNACVVAAIALERNLQNVGNYLIGSLAVTDLMVSVLVLPMAALYQVLNRWALGQVPCDIFISLDVLCCTSSILHLCAIALDRYWAITEPIEYMKKRTPRRAAVLISVTWFVGFSISVPPMLIMRSQPSSKAEDIANPEQCMISRDPWYTIYSTFGAFYIPLILMLVLYGRIFKAARFRIRRTVRKTDKKKVSDSCLGLSPTLFHKRTNGDPSKSWKRSVKPKPTLCVNGAVKHAEDGESLEIIEVHSNSKNNLPLPNTPNSEPLFESRHDKNMEAKRKMAMARERKTVKTLGIIMGTFIFCWLPFFIVALVMPFCQSCQMPKWLEDVINWLGYSNSLLNPIIYAYFNKDFQSAFKKIIKCHYFKT
- the rnf180b gene encoding E3 ubiquitin-protein ligase RNF180 isoform X1, producing MDNPGAVATLRCRKCRKGFVDTTCLHPIVPDDDTTAAGTCSVWHMNVDTLPEWILTSVHQAQWTVGKLNCENCGARLGGFNFLNNTKCPCGQESTVHLSKSRVDQDHKRYLHVVRPQTTRGRGGPGCLKGESGGSHSEQDRSEVGEDFLVGSQLCCTSVSRLTAESRPITTHPDAFFQLADIRATQLVPLSSPSIVSHMKSGARGRLEPSCSSGSQTGPVEVTEGEVRTGTEQLPHSPVVSYTPHLFATSIIRSPTCLSPLTREAPGSRLLSLRGPGVSHIPGEQEEDVEEERRGTPTELQAQLVANNASPAIQRFSKREKNRLKSQRRKQRKKERWLHSQEQSVTGLLTDSEEVDREGYTCAVCLDVYFSPYSCHPCGHIFCEPCLRTLAKNRPANTPCPLCRTLISHTLFQKELNQTAKNFFPKVYHSRKHKFQKANCAKWPLPNCRKRFRIFWGYQGQVAPGRWWHFAPAGFALDALDLADMRGWFFDIDLVIIYIHSVNWILALLVLCFLAYFFLS